Proteins found in one candidate division KSB1 bacterium genomic segment:
- a CDS encoding sugar phosphate isomerase/epimerase, which translates to MSAERPLGIFIVCDQDLPLRLRTAQRLGIPTAQILAPPATERTPAKIAELQKSFTDAGLKITVVFCGFPGESYADIPTVKRTVGLAPAATRQERLLEAKQISDFARRLGVDAIGLHIGFIPEAPDDPNYTPLVSAVRELAQYCSGNGQRLHLETGQETAETLLRFIKDVDAANLAVNFDPANMILYGSGEPLPALRLLGRYVRSVHCKDARWAEKPGQEWGMETPLGEGHVNMAAFIAALDEIGYQGPLTIEREIAGEAQAKDIEKGVQLLRRLLENR; encoded by the coding sequence ATGAGCGCCGAGAGACCCTTAGGGATCTTTATTGTTTGCGATCAGGATTTGCCGCTTCGACTCCGGACAGCGCAGCGGCTCGGCATTCCTACGGCACAGATTTTGGCGCCGCCGGCAACGGAACGCACGCCGGCGAAAATCGCCGAACTACAGAAGTCTTTTACCGACGCCGGTTTAAAGATCACCGTGGTTTTTTGCGGTTTTCCCGGTGAAAGCTATGCCGATATTCCCACGGTCAAGCGCACGGTGGGTCTGGCGCCGGCAGCTACGCGGCAGGAACGTCTGCTCGAGGCCAAACAGATTTCCGACTTTGCGCGTCGACTCGGCGTCGATGCAATCGGCCTGCATATCGGCTTTATTCCGGAGGCCCCAGACGATCCCAACTACACGCCGCTGGTATCGGCGGTTCGGGAGCTGGCTCAATACTGCTCGGGTAACGGCCAGCGCCTGCATTTGGAAACCGGCCAGGAAACCGCCGAGACGCTGCTGCGGTTCATCAAAGATGTCGATGCGGCCAATTTGGCCGTTAATTTCGATCCGGCCAACATGATTCTTTACGGTTCCGGCGAACCGCTTCCCGCCTTGCGCCTGCTCGGCCGTTACGTGCGCAGCGTTCACTGCAAGGACGCGCGCTGGGCCGAAAAGCCCGGACAGGAGTGGGGCATGGAAACGCCGCTCGGCGAAGGTCATGTGAATATGGCCGCCTTTATCGCTGCCCTCGATGAGATCGGCTATCAGGGACCGTTGACGATCGAGCGGGAGATTGCCGGCGAAGCGCAGGCCAAGGATATCGAAAAAGGCGTACAACTTTTAAGACGGTTGCTCGAAAATCGATAA
- a CDS encoding thymidylate kinase, with translation MVKIRHHEQKGKLIAVEGLDGSGKSTQIYLLKRWLEIEGYRVSFTEWNSSFLVKRATKKAKKLKLLTPTTFSLIHATDFADRYERQIWPLLRAGYIVLSDRYFFTAFARDVVRGCDPEWVKNLYSFAAMPDITFFFRVEPAVAIARILEGRPELKYHEAGMDLNLSPDPYESFRIFQGRINDAYESMIEPFGFTVIDSNRPADIVQMEVRNIVKQRVDLPQYKLRSKVSL, from the coding sequence ATGGTTAAAATCAGACATCACGAGCAAAAGGGCAAATTGATTGCGGTCGAAGGGCTGGACGGCTCCGGCAAGTCGACGCAGATCTATCTGCTCAAACGATGGCTGGAGATCGAAGGCTATCGCGTCTCGTTTACCGAGTGGAACTCTTCCTTTCTCGTCAAACGAGCGACCAAAAAAGCTAAAAAGCTCAAACTGCTGACGCCGACGACCTTTTCTCTCATTCATGCCACAGACTTTGCCGATCGTTATGAACGACAGATCTGGCCGCTTTTGCGCGCAGGCTATATCGTGCTTTCCGATCGCTATTTCTTTACTGCCTTTGCGCGCGATGTAGTGCGCGGCTGCGATCCCGAATGGGTGAAAAATCTCTACAGCTTTGCGGCGATGCCGGACATTACCTTTTTCTTCCGCGTGGAGCCGGCGGTTGCCATCGCGCGCATCCTCGAAGGCCGGCCCGAGCTCAAATACCACGAGGCGGGTATGGACTTGAATCTTTCGCCCGATCCTTATGAGAGCTTTCGCATCTTTCAGGGACGCATCAATGACGCGTATGAAAGTATGATCGAGCCCTTCGGATTTACCGTCATCGACAGCAATCGGCCGGCGGATATTGTCCAGATGGAGGTACGCAATATTGTAAAGCAGCGGGTCGATTTGCCGCAATACAAACTGCGTTCAAAGGTGAGCCTATGA
- a CDS encoding HD domain-containing protein: MNQLQIESVNLLLKRYEREPEHVRHVTRLALELYDQLTELHGLGSRERGLLEAAALLHDIGWSQSATAHHKASQRLILGAELAGWSDEEKLIIANIARYHRKSSPKIKHRKFALLSDPAKQVVLKLAAILRIADSLDRSHNDVVEKIICHIDHDLVRLEVFCRYDLGFELYAFEKKRGMFSEVFGLDILIDSVRNINLQRQRHE, encoded by the coding sequence TTGAATCAGTTGCAAATCGAATCGGTCAACCTTTTACTTAAGCGGTATGAGCGAGAGCCGGAACATGTGCGTCATGTGACCAGGCTGGCGCTGGAACTTTACGACCAGTTGACAGAGCTGCACGGTCTCGGCAGCCGCGAGCGCGGACTGTTGGAAGCGGCGGCGCTGCTGCACGACATCGGCTGGTCGCAGAGCGCGACGGCGCATCATAAGGCGTCGCAGAGGCTTATTCTCGGCGCCGAGCTGGCAGGGTGGAGCGACGAAGAGAAGCTGATCATTGCCAATATCGCCCGCTACCATCGCAAGTCATCGCCGAAAATCAAGCATCGAAAATTCGCACTGCTGAGCGATCCTGCCAAGCAGGTCGTCCTCAAATTGGCGGCAATTCTTCGCATCGCCGACAGTCTTGATCGATCCCATAACGACGTTGTCGAAAAGATCATCTGTCATATCGACCATGACCTCGTTCGATTGGAGGTCTTTTGCCGTTATGACCTGGGATTCGAGCTCTATGCCTTTGAAAAAAAACGCGGCATGTTCAGCGAGGTCTTTGGCCTGGATATCCTCATCGACTCGGTGCGCAACATCAATCTGCAGAGACAGAGACATGAATGA
- a CDS encoding PAS domain-containing protein: MKQSNQHSESCTTYPIVTSQRDSEIAQIYQQLVNYLSDYIYTVRVEDGKAVETIHGPGCIAVTGYSSQDYAEDPELWYRMVHPDDREAVTRQASQALLGKDVPPLIHRIMHRDGSIRWVRNTIVLLRDGQGKVYAYNGLITDITAQKQAELDLLQSEEKYRSLINDVLENSRIGISILDADLRIVWINRAYTDYLGVRREEVLGRDARRLVQDCLAAIFENGAEFARRVTATYEDTERTEHFEVRVRNFGELRERWLEYWSMPIRSGLYRGGRIEHYADITELKRILDEVIESEQRYSQLLHHLTDYIYSVKVQDGRPVHTYHGQGSLAVTGYTQEDFAINPDLWLEMVHPDDQPLVVEHARKALRGEEPPPLEHRIIHRNGSLRWVKSTIVLRKDEQGNVVSYDGLISDITELKKAEEQRRLQEEQLRQTDKMATLGILVSGMAHEINNPNNFIMLNAEMIGKAWRSVQPILDRYFEENGDYVVAGMPYSIAREKIGELIAGIQKGSQRIQNIVNGLKDYARQDTGAMDQLVDLDEVVDAAIMIVNNLIKKSTDSFSFVKSESLPRVKGNFQKLEQVLINLITNSCQALKEPPREITIRTGVDRSQNMVYAIVRDNGEGISESDMKHIFDPFFTTKRDGGGTGLGLAIAYSIVSDHRGRLQVESKLGEGTTVTLYLPIAEGN; this comes from the coding sequence GTGAAGCAAAGCAATCAACATAGCGAATCTTGTACAACTTATCCTATAGTGACATCTCAGCGCGATTCGGAGATTGCGCAGATCTATCAGCAGCTGGTCAATTATCTCTCCGACTATATTTACACGGTGCGCGTGGAAGACGGCAAGGCGGTGGAGACGATTCACGGCCCGGGCTGCATCGCGGTAACCGGCTATTCTTCTCAGGATTATGCCGAGGATCCGGAGCTGTGGTATCGTATGGTGCATCCCGACGATCGCGAAGCGGTCACCAGGCAGGCTTCGCAGGCGCTGCTGGGCAAGGATGTGCCGCCGCTGATTCATCGCATTATGCATCGCGACGGCTCGATTCGCTGGGTGCGCAACACCATCGTGCTGCTGCGCGACGGCCAAGGAAAAGTCTATGCCTACAACGGTTTGATTACCGACATTACAGCGCAGAAACAGGCCGAACTCGATCTCCTGCAGAGCGAAGAAAAGTATCGCTCCCTGATCAACGACGTGCTGGAAAATTCGCGCATCGGCATTTCGATCTTGGACGCCGATCTGCGCATTGTGTGGATCAACCGTGCTTATACCGACTATCTGGGCGTTAGGCGGGAAGAGGTGCTGGGCAGAGATGCGCGTCGGCTGGTGCAGGATTGCCTGGCCGCCATTTTCGAAAACGGCGCCGAGTTTGCCCGCCGCGTTACGGCTACGTACGAAGATACGGAACGGACCGAGCATTTCGAAGTGCGCGTGCGTAATTTCGGCGAACTGCGCGAAAGGTGGCTTGAGTATTGGAGCATGCCGATCCGCAGCGGTCTTTACCGCGGCGGCCGAATCGAACACTATGCCGATATTACCGAACTGAAACGCATTCTTGACGAAGTCATCGAGAGTGAACAGCGCTACAGTCAGCTGCTGCATCATCTGACCGATTACATCTACTCGGTAAAGGTGCAGGATGGTCGACCGGTTCATACCTATCATGGCCAGGGTTCGCTCGCCGTCACCGGTTATACGCAGGAAGATTTTGCCATCAATCCTGATCTGTGGCTGGAAATGGTGCATCCCGACGATCAGCCGCTGGTGGTCGAGCATGCCCGCAAGGCGCTTCGCGGCGAGGAACCGCCGCCGTTGGAACACCGGATCATTCACCGCAACGGCTCTTTGCGCTGGGTCAAGAGCACCATCGTCCTGCGCAAAGACGAACAGGGCAATGTGGTTTCCTACGACGGCCTGATCAGCGACATCACGGAGTTGAAAAAGGCCGAGGAACAACGACGGCTGCAGGAAGAACAGCTGCGCCAAACCGACAAGATGGCCACGCTCGGCATCCTGGTCTCAGGCATGGCGCACGAAATCAACAATCCGAACAATTTCATCATGCTGAATGCCGAGATGATCGGCAAGGCCTGGCGTTCGGTGCAGCCGATTTTGGATCGCTATTTCGAGGAAAACGGCGATTATGTGGTGGCCGGAATGCCTTACTCAATTGCCCGCGAAAAGATCGGCGAGCTGATCGCCGGAATTCAGAAGGGGTCGCAGCGCATTCAAAACATCGTCAACGGGCTGAAGGACTATGCCCGTCAGGATACGGGAGCCATGGACCAGCTGGTCGACCTCGACGAGGTCGTCGATGCCGCAATCATGATCGTCAATAACCTCATCAAAAAGTCAACCGATTCTTTCTCTTTCGTCAAATCGGAGAGTCTGCCGCGTGTTAAAGGCAATTTCCAAAAGCTCGAGCAGGTTCTGATCAATCTGATTACCAATTCCTGTCAGGCGTTAAAAGAACCGCCGCGCGAAATTACCATACGCACCGGTGTCGATCGCTCCCAAAATATGGTTTATGCCATTGTACGAGATAATGGAGAAGGCATTTCGGAGAGCGATATGAAGCACATTTTCGATCCCTTTTTCACCACCAAACGGGACGGCGGAGGCACCGGTCTCGGCCTCGCCATTGCCTATTCCATCGTCAGCGATCACCGCGGCCGCCTGCAGGTGGAATCCAAATTGGGAGAAGGGACCACGGTCACCCTTTATCTGCCCATTGCCGAAGGGAATTAA
- a CDS encoding thymidylate kinase: MKFYGKGIPGVNADELTGKLIVIEGADGSGRSTQIRLLTEWLEGRGKAVVDVGLKRSNLVSAELEEAMKGNILSPLTMSLFYATDFADQMENRIIPALKAGFIVLADRYIYTLMSRDIVRGGNPDWLRGIYEQIAIVPDVVFYLDVAPRYLIERNLNKNKTLDYWESGMDIRLSRDIFDSFIKYQRKIRLIFHDLSKRYGFQTVNGNRRPKVIAADLQRRIEKIL; the protein is encoded by the coding sequence ATGAAATTTTATGGAAAAGGCATTCCAGGCGTCAATGCGGATGAGCTGACGGGCAAACTGATCGTCATCGAAGGGGCGGACGGCTCCGGCCGATCGACGCAAATTCGTCTGCTGACCGAATGGCTCGAGGGCCGCGGCAAAGCCGTAGTTGATGTTGGACTCAAGCGCTCCAATTTGGTCAGCGCCGAGCTCGAAGAGGCTATGAAGGGAAACATTCTCAGCCCCTTAACAATGAGTCTCTTTTATGCAACCGATTTTGCCGATCAGATGGAAAACCGCATCATTCCGGCTCTAAAAGCCGGATTCATCGTGCTGGCCGACCGCTACATCTATACATTGATGTCGCGCGATATCGTGCGTGGGGGTAATCCGGACTGGCTACGCGGCATTTATGAACAGATCGCCATCGTTCCGGACGTGGTCTTCTATCTCGATGTGGCTCCCCGCTATTTGATCGAACGTAATCTTAACAAGAACAAGACGCTCGATTATTGGGAGTCGGGCATGGACATCCGTCTGTCGCGCGACATTTTCGACAGCTTTATCAAATATCAGCGCAAGATACGCCTGATCTTTCATGATTTGAGCAAACGCTACGGTTTCCAGACCGTAAACGGCAACCGCCGACCGAAGGTGATCGCAGCAGACCTTCAGCGTCGCATCGAAAAAATCTTGTAG
- a CDS encoding cob(I)yrinic acid a,c-diamide adenosyltransferase, with the protein MNDNAKRPSLSTQKGDGGRTELIDGSTVEKNHLRTEAYGTLDEANALIGWARAKALQERTREFLLTVQNHLYVINSELACPINRLHLLNLRLKGEHLQQIESEAAQVEEQLQLPRKFVLYGQCESSAVLDTARAVVRRAERRIVELEENEPLSNPSILPYINRLSDCLFLFARYEEFAAGVPYAHPEIS; encoded by the coding sequence ATGAATGACAACGCAAAGCGTCCGTCACTGTCCACGCAAAAGGGAGATGGCGGCAGAACCGAACTGATCGACGGATCGACAGTGGAAAAGAACCATTTGCGCACCGAAGCCTACGGCACGCTGGACGAAGCGAACGCCCTCATCGGCTGGGCACGGGCCAAAGCGCTCCAGGAAAGAACGCGAGAATTCCTGTTGACCGTGCAGAATCATCTCTATGTCATTAATTCCGAGCTGGCCTGTCCGATAAACCGGCTGCACTTGCTGAACCTGCGTCTGAAAGGCGAGCATTTGCAGCAGATCGAGAGCGAAGCAGCACAGGTGGAAGAGCAGCTGCAGCTGCCGCGCAAGTTTGTCCTTTACGGTCAATGTGAAAGCTCGGCGGTTCTCGATACGGCGCGCGCGGTCGTCCGTCGCGCCGAAAGACGTATCGTCGAGCTCGAAGAAAATGAGCCGCTGAGTAACCCGTCCATTCTTCCTTATATCAATCGACTCTCGGATTGCCTTTTTCTCTTTGCCCGCTATGAAGAGTTTGCCGCCGGCGTGCCTTATGCGCATCCGGAAATTTCATGA
- a CDS encoding glycoside hydrolase family 127 protein, whose amino-acid sequence MKATIMSLTLLISAVGYLYGNDYPIRPLPFTAVEVQDTFWRGRMETVIKETIPHAFRQSEETGRIRNFMAASGLISAKFEGDFGFNDSDVYKIIEGAAYALSLHYDAELDAYLDRLISYIAAAQEDDGYLYTAWTLKARESNPGIYCCYNEKRWDNLRSSHELYNVGHLYEAAAAHFQATGKRTLLDVALKNADFLCETFGPDKLQDYPGHQEVEIGLVKLYRLTGKEKYLNLARFFLDLRGRGIRKYPEYGRNWELATYTQDHKPVVEQEEAIGHAVRATYMYSAMADVAALSGDQAYLSAIDRIWRSVVNGKLYVTGGIGDVPEGEAFGPAYHLPNRTAYCETCASIANVFWNHRMFLLHGSAEYLDVLERTLYNALLSGLSLDGKTFFYPNVLETDGDERSPWFGCACCPSNLCRFIPSLPGYIFAEKGEDVYVNLFISSRTTVNPKGIPVELNLKTDYPWDGRIELIVNPKKAGRFTLHVRIPGWATGRPVPSDLYQFLEPSDEKPQLLLNGAPVSYQEDKGFAVISRVWKRGDRLELLLPMPVRRVVAHRNVVEDRGKVALQRGPLVYCAEWPDNYGQVLNLVLPDSANLTSAFEPSLLGGVTVVRGTAVALKIAQDGLSVGTERQPFTAIPYYAWAHRGKGEMTVWLPRKIERLRILSSIE is encoded by the coding sequence ATGAAGGCGACAATCATGAGTTTGACCCTGCTGATTAGTGCCGTCGGATACCTTTATGGGAACGACTATCCCATTCGGCCGCTTCCGTTTACGGCGGTTGAAGTTCAGGATACTTTTTGGCGCGGTCGCATGGAAACGGTCATCAAGGAGACCATTCCGCATGCCTTTCGCCAGAGCGAAGAGACCGGTCGCATTCGCAACTTTATGGCCGCAAGCGGCCTCATTTCGGCCAAATTTGAAGGGGATTTCGGTTTCAACGACAGCGACGTCTATAAAATCATCGAAGGCGCTGCTTATGCGCTGTCGCTGCATTACGACGCCGAACTCGACGCCTACCTCGATCGCTTGATCTCCTATATTGCTGCGGCTCAGGAAGATGACGGCTATCTTTACACCGCCTGGACCCTTAAAGCTCGCGAAAGCAATCCGGGCATCTATTGCTGCTACAACGAAAAGCGGTGGGACAATCTGCGCAGCAGTCACGAGTTGTACAACGTCGGTCACCTTTACGAGGCGGCTGCGGCGCATTTTCAGGCGACCGGAAAGCGGACTCTGCTCGATGTGGCGCTTAAAAACGCCGACTTTTTGTGCGAAACCTTTGGTCCCGATAAGCTGCAGGATTACCCCGGTCATCAAGAGGTGGAAATCGGCCTGGTGAAGCTCTATCGCCTCACCGGCAAAGAAAAATACTTGAACCTGGCGCGGTTCTTTCTCGATCTTCGCGGACGAGGCATCCGCAAATATCCCGAATACGGCCGAAACTGGGAGTTGGCGACCTATACGCAGGATCACAAGCCGGTGGTTGAGCAGGAAGAGGCGATCGGGCATGCGGTACGGGCGACCTATATGTACTCAGCCATGGCCGACGTGGCGGCTCTTTCGGGAGATCAGGCCTATTTAAGCGCCATCGATCGAATTTGGCGCAGCGTGGTGAACGGCAAGCTTTACGTGACCGGCGGCATCGGCGATGTTCCTGAAGGAGAAGCCTTCGGACCGGCTTATCATCTGCCCAACCGCACGGCGTACTGTGAAACCTGCGCCTCCATCGCCAATGTCTTTTGGAACCATCGCATGTTTCTTCTTCACGGCAGTGCCGAATACCTCGATGTTTTGGAACGTACGCTCTATAACGCCCTGCTGTCCGGATTGTCGCTGGACGGCAAAACTTTCTTTTATCCCAACGTCCTGGAAACCGACGGCGACGAACGAAGCCCCTGGTTCGGCTGCGCCTGCTGTCCCTCCAACCTTTGTCGGTTTATTCCCTCATTGCCCGGCTATATTTTTGCCGAAAAGGGCGAGGATGTATATGTCAACCTCTTTATCAGCAGTCGGACCACAGTAAATCCGAAGGGAATTCCGGTCGAATTGAACCTCAAAACCGACTATCCCTGGGACGGCAGAATCGAACTGATCGTCAACCCGAAAAAGGCCGGCCGATTCACTCTGCATGTCCGCATTCCGGGCTGGGCGACCGGCAGACCGGTTCCCAGTGATCTTTATCAATTTCTTGAACCATCCGACGAAAAGCCGCAGCTACTGTTGAACGGCGCTCCCGTCTCCTATCAAGAGGATAAAGGCTTTGCCGTCATTTCGAGGGTCTGGAAGCGCGGCGATCGTCTCGAACTGTTGCTGCCGATGCCGGTGAGGCGCGTGGTTGCCCACCGGAACGTCGTCGAAGACCGCGGCAAGGTTGCTCTGCAGCGCGGTCCGCTGGTCTACTGTGCCGAATGGCCGGACAATTATGGCCAGGTGCTCAACCTGGTCCTGCCCGATTCCGCAAATTTGACTTCCGCTTTCGAACCGTCATTGCTCGGCGGCGTTACCGTCGTTCGCGGGACCGCAGTCGCGCTCAAGATTGCCCAAGACGGCCTTTCGGTCGGCACCGAACGGCAGCCGTTTACCGCCATACCTTATTATGCCTGGGCGCATCGCGGAAAAGGCGAAATGACGGTTTGGCTGCCTAGAAAAATCGAGCGTCTGAGGATTCTCTCTTCCATTGAATGA
- a CDS encoding flippase-like domain-containing protein codes for MTKGIKDWKVWVGFAFAFLCLYLAFRKVDLAQMAAAFRRINVLMLLPILAVIFFSHWLRALRWRYFLSSTSRLDMNILFSALMIGYMTNNFLPAHLGEVVRAFIVSRRRSVAGGTVFATIVIERLLDAFTLLLLAALTLLVFPFPDWVRKSGMITLAVLILFLAFLIWMKRHRAAASRLIERLFSPLSAHLSSRLVHLVGSFLDGLTALRRKRDYLIVAVLSVVIWFCYMYVFRLGLAAFGFDKLYNLPWTASLVLLVITTIAVVVPSSPGYVGTYHYLCQLALGLYNVPPGEALTFAFVIHGINFIPVLLVGLIILSLMGLSFKTVQQQAEHFEEETESPTS; via the coding sequence ATGACCAAAGGCATCAAAGATTGGAAAGTATGGGTCGGTTTTGCTTTTGCTTTTCTCTGTTTGTATCTGGCTTTCCGAAAGGTCGATTTGGCACAGATGGCGGCTGCTTTTCGACGTATAAACGTCCTCATGCTGTTGCCCATACTAGCCGTCATCTTTTTTAGCCACTGGCTGAGAGCGCTTAGATGGCGCTATTTCCTCAGCTCTACCTCCCGCCTTGATATGAATATTTTATTTTCAGCTTTGATGATTGGTTACATGACCAACAACTTTCTGCCGGCTCATTTGGGCGAAGTGGTACGCGCCTTTATCGTCTCGCGACGCAGATCGGTTGCCGGCGGTACCGTATTTGCCACCATCGTCATCGAGCGGCTTTTAGACGCCTTTACCCTTTTGCTTTTGGCAGCTTTGACCCTGCTTGTCTTTCCCTTTCCGGACTGGGTGCGGAAGAGCGGCATGATTACCTTGGCTGTCCTCATCTTGTTTCTCGCGTTTTTAATTTGGATGAAGAGACATCGTGCTGCGGCAAGCCGGCTCATCGAAAGACTTTTTTCGCCCCTGTCCGCCCACCTCAGCAGCCGCCTCGTGCACCTAGTAGGCTCCTTTCTTGACGGCTTGACTGCTCTGCGGCGGAAAAGGGACTATCTCATCGTCGCCGTCCTTTCCGTGGTCATCTGGTTCTGCTATATGTATGTTTTCCGTCTCGGGCTCGCGGCATTCGGCTTTGATAAACTTTACAACTTGCCCTGGACGGCTTCCCTTGTGCTGCTGGTCATTACAACTATAGCAGTCGTCGTCCCTTCCTCCCCCGGCTATGTCGGCACCTATCATTACCTTTGTCAGTTGGCGCTCGGCCTCTACAATGTGCCGCCGGGTGAAGCGTTGACTTTTGCCTTTGTTATTCACGGCATCAACTTTATTCCGGTATTGCTCGTGGGACTGATTATCCTCTCGCTGATGGGCCTGAGCTTCAAAACCGTTCAGCAGCAGGCCGAGCATTTCGAGGAAGAAACCGAGTCGCCGACAAGCTGA
- a CDS encoding beta-galactosidase, with translation MRRSKDRLAFLLLFTLLNCSRTPELTGRLPRLEERDGAVRLIVDDQPFLMIAGELHNSSASCLDSMDSLFARLAALNLNTVLAPVSWELIEPHEGEFDFTVVDGLLAAARENGLKLVLLWFGSWKNTESSYVPAWVKRDTRRFSAPERAAVSSGRYCRRCVVKRSKRIPALLPRFSAICVRSTHSNKRC, from the coding sequence ATGCGCCGAAGCAAGGATCGCCTCGCTTTTTTGTTGCTTTTTACGCTTCTCAATTGCAGCCGAACGCCCGAGCTCACCGGCCGTTTGCCGCGTTTAGAAGAGCGCGACGGCGCCGTGCGGCTGATTGTCGACGATCAGCCGTTCCTCATGATCGCGGGCGAGCTCCACAATTCCAGCGCCTCTTGTTTGGACTCAATGGACAGCCTCTTTGCGCGTTTGGCCGCTTTGAACCTGAACACCGTTTTGGCGCCGGTGTCCTGGGAATTGATCGAGCCGCATGAAGGCGAATTCGACTTTACGGTCGTTGACGGCCTTTTGGCTGCGGCGCGGGAGAACGGCCTCAAACTGGTGCTATTGTGGTTCGGCTCGTGGAAAAACACCGAATCGAGTTATGTGCCGGCCTGGGTAAAGCGGGACACGCGCCGTTTTTCCGCGCCCGAACGCGCAGCGGTGAGCAGCGGGAGATATTGTCGGCGTTGTGTCGTGAAGCGCAGCAAGCGGATACCCGCGCTTTTGCCGCGCTTCTCCGCCATTTGCGTCAGGTCGACGCATTCGAACAAACGGTGCTGA
- a CDS encoding DUF5597 domain-containing protein, with product MSALCREAQQADTRAFAALLRHLRQVDAFEQTVLMVQVENETGLLGDARDFCAAADSAFHSPVPRQLLDSLSKRENRLHPELRAAWRKGATGTWREVFGDEAEEVFSAWYIASYVEAVARAGKAEYPLPMYVNAWLRAEGQKPGEYPSGGPIDKVIDVWRAAAPSIDLFAPDIYLPNFKQICADYARSDYPLLIPETHRNRESTARALYAFAQHNALCCAPFGIEDILDPLAFQKGCGFLQSLAPILTTHCGGRDMAGVLQEGDETDTLSLGEYRFFIRYHAKAGIGYGLIVRTGVDTFLVGGSGFELHFLPKCETEAAPRILQVDELVYRDGNWRLCRRLNGDETAAHQRVIVPELLNPELAAGLKESTTHPPLPKPPEEYALQRVIVYRL from the coding sequence TTGTCGGCGTTGTGTCGTGAAGCGCAGCAAGCGGATACCCGCGCTTTTGCCGCGCTTCTCCGCCATTTGCGTCAGGTCGACGCATTCGAACAAACGGTGCTGATGGTGCAGGTGGAGAACGAGACCGGCCTTTTGGGTGATGCGCGTGATTTTTGCGCTGCAGCCGATTCGGCATTTCACTCGCCGGTGCCGCGGCAGCTGCTCGATTCGCTGAGCAAACGGGAGAACCGACTGCATCCCGAATTGCGCGCCGCCTGGCGCAAAGGCGCAACAGGTACCTGGCGGGAGGTTTTCGGCGACGAAGCAGAAGAAGTCTTTTCCGCCTGGTACATTGCCTCCTATGTTGAGGCAGTCGCCCGCGCCGGCAAAGCAGAATATCCGCTGCCGATGTACGTCAATGCCTGGCTGCGCGCTGAGGGGCAGAAACCCGGCGAGTATCCCAGCGGCGGGCCGATCGACAAGGTGATCGACGTTTGGCGCGCCGCCGCGCCGTCGATCGATCTGTTTGCGCCGGACATCTATCTGCCGAATTTCAAGCAGATCTGCGCCGACTATGCGCGCAGCGACTATCCGCTGCTTATCCCGGAAACGCATCGAAACAGAGAAAGCACGGCGCGGGCACTCTATGCGTTTGCTCAGCACAACGCCCTCTGTTGTGCGCCCTTTGGCATCGAAGATATTCTCGACCCCCTGGCGTTTCAAAAAGGGTGCGGCTTTCTGCAGTCTCTTGCACCGATTTTGACGACGCATTGCGGCGGCCGAGACATGGCGGGCGTACTACAGGAAGGCGATGAGACGGATACGCTAAGTCTCGGCGAGTACCGGTTTTTCATCCGCTATCATGCCAAAGCCGGCATAGGCTACGGGCTGATTGTCCGAACCGGCGTCGACACATTTCTGGTCGGCGGCTCGGGCTTTGAGCTGCATTTTTTGCCGAAATGTGAAACGGAAGCAGCTCCACGCATTCTGCAGGTTGATGAACTGGTCTATCGAGATGGGAACTGGAGACTCTGCCGTCGGTTGAACGGCGACGAGACCGCTGCGCATCAAAGAGTCATCGTGCCGGAACTGCTGAACCCGGAACTCGCTGCCGGTCTGAAGGAAAGCACGACGCATCCGCCGTTGCCCAAACCGCCGGAAGAGTATGCTCTGCAAAGAGTGATTGTGTATCGGCTTTAA